One genomic region from Pararge aegeria chromosome 14, ilParAegt1.1, whole genome shotgun sequence encodes:
- the LOC120629602 gene encoding prostaglandin reductase 1-like — protein MVKAKKWVVKKYFDGVPKKSDFEIVEYELPSLKDGEILLKTEWISVDPYLRAYNKNLPIPYDQFSFQVGVVQETKNPKYPVGTKVVTHEGWCDYVIVKETQIEIGQFPKGLTYKLPDLQGLSPSLGVGAVGMPGVTAYFGFLELCQPKAGETVVVTGAAGAVGSLVGQIAKIKGCKVIGFAGSDEKCQWLEKELGFDKALNYKKVDAQSALKAAAPQGVDCYFDNVGGELSSVIIGQMNIRGRVAVCGSISAYNDKQLPKATILQPSIVFKELRIEGFIVWRWLGRWSEGFTQLVSWIKSGQLKTAEHTTVGFDKLFDAFIGMLAGENTGKAVVQV, from the coding sequence ATGGTTAAAGCGAAGAAATGGGTCGTCAAAAAATACTTCGACGGGGTTCCCAAGAAATCAGACTTTGAAATCGTCGAATATGAACTACCATCTCTGAAAGATGGTGAGATTTTGCTAAAAACTGAATGGATCAGCGTAGATCCTTACCTGCGGGCGTACAACAAGAACCTTCCTATTCCCTACGATCAATTCAGTTTTCAAGTTGGAGTGGTTCAAGAGACTAAGAATCCCAAATACCCAGTAGGTACCAAAGTCGTCACCCACGAAGGTTGGTGTGACTATGTCATTGTAAAAGAAACGCAAATTGAGATTGGTCAATTCCCCAAAGGACTAACGTACAAGTTACCTGATCTACAAGGTCTGTCTCCTTCATTAGGAGTAGGTGCAGTCGGAATGCCCGGAGTCACAGCATATTTTGGATTTCTAGAGCTTTGTCAGCCTAAAGCTGGAGAAACTGTCGTTGTGACTGGAGCCGCAGGTGCTGTGGGATCCCTAGTAGGCCAGATTGCGAAGATCAAGGGTTGCAAGGTCATCGGCTTCGCTGGTTCAGATGAGAAATGCCAATGGTTAGAAAAGGAGCTTGGCTTCGACAAAGCTTTGAATTACAAAAAGGTCGATGCGCAGTCGGCTTTGAAAGCAGCTGCTCCTCAAGGAGTAGACTGTTACTTCGACAACGTTGGTGGCGAACTGAGCAGTGTCATCATTGGCCAAATGAATATAAGAGGGAGAGTGGCTGTCTGCGGCAGTATTAGCGCTTACAACGACAAACAATTGCCGAAAGCCACGATTTTACAGCCATCCATCGTGTTCAAGGAATTGAGGATTGAAGGTTTTATTGTGTGGCGTTGGCTTGGCCGCTGGTCGGAAGGTTTTACTCAATTGGTCTCTTGGATAAAGAGCGGTCAATTGAAAACCGCGGAACACACGACGGTGGGCTTCGACAAACTCTTTGATGCGTTTATTGGAATGTTGGCGGGAGAGAACACCGGCAAAGCTGTGGTTCAAGTGTGA
- the LOC120629598 gene encoding prostaglandin reductase 1-like, translating to MVKAKKWVVKKYFDGVPKKSDFEIVEYELPSLEGGEILLKTEWISVDPYLRAYNKNIPIPYDQFSFQVGVVQETKNPKYPVGTKVVTHKGWCDYVIVKETQIEIGQFPKELTYKLPDLQGLSPSLGVGAVGMPGVTAYFGFLELCQPKAGETVVVTGAAGAVGSLVGQIAKIKGCKVIGFAGSEEKCQWLEKELGFDKALNYKKVDAQSALTVAAPQGVDCYFDNVGGELSSVIIGQMNMRGRVAVCGSISAYNDKQLPKATILQPSIVFKELKIEGFIVWRWIDRWSEGFTQLVSWIKSGQLKPAEHTTVGFDKLFDAFIGMLEGQNTGKAVVKV from the coding sequence ATGGTTAAAGCGAAGAAATGGGTCGTCAAAAAATACTTCGACGGGGTTCCCAAGAAATCAGACTTTGAAATCGTCGAATATGAACTACCATCCCTGGAAGGTGGTGAGATTTTGCTAAAAACTGAATGGATCAGCGTAGATCCTTACCTGCGGGCGTACAACAAGAACATTCCTATTCCCTACGATCAATTCAGTTTCCAGGTTGGAGTGGTTCAAGAGACTAAGAATCCCAAATACCCAGTAGGTACCAAAGTCGTCACCCACAAAGGATGGTGCGACTATGTCATCGTGAAAGAAACGCAAATTGAGATTGGTCAATTCCCCAAAGAGTTAACGTACAAGTTACCTGATCTACAAGGTCTGTCTCCTTCATTAGGAGTAGGTGCAGTCGGAATGCCCGGAGTAACAGCATATTTTGGATTTCTAGAGCTTTGTCAGCCTAAAGCTGGAGAAACAGTCGTTGTGACTGGAGCCGCAGGTGCTGTGGGATCCCTAGTAGGTCAGATTGCAAAGATCAAGGGTTGCAAGGTCATCGGCTTTGCTGGTTCAGAAGAGAAATGCCAATGGTTAGAAAAGGAGCTCGGCTTCGACAAAGCTTTGAATTACAAAAAGGTCGATGCACAGTCAGCTTTGACAGTGGCTGCTCCTCAAGGAGTAGACTGTTACTTCGACAACGTTGGTGGCGAACTGAGCAGTGTCATCATTGGCCAAATGAATATGAGAGGGAGAGTGGCTGTATGCGGTAGTATTAGCGCTTACAACGACAAACAATTGCCGAAAGCTACGATATTACAGCCATCTATCGTGTTCAAGGAATTGAAGATTGAAGGTTTTATTGTTTGGCGTTGGATTGACCGCTGGTCCGAAGGATTTACTCAATTGGTCTCTTGGATAAAGAGCGGTCAATTGAAGCCCGCAGAACACACGACCGTGGGTTTTGATAAACTCTTTGACGCGTTTATTGGAATGTTGGAGGGACAGAACACCGGCAAAGCTGTGGTTAAAGTGTGA
- the LOC120629411 gene encoding uncharacterized protein LOC120629411 translates to MANIGVTNSIPRHLTYSKSNVPLFGALVDYMETSFEYLRRKTFARAERLHLKTSRTSLSATFVSTVCLLLGLVCNVKFEVVTFEDEALPNDLHFMLMSKDDKLYIDDIDVSRVIWCIEASDTLVILISSLLIWNSSYVSSPLREYLFLPWLGATLRGLFLRQVPTAGALVYTMAVINGNVNPLFMTAFTFLFLLEARLWLEIARLVRMRWERREYFDVSRHSQYEVQTLWSNDDVQSVEVGNYVY, encoded by the exons ATGGCAAATATCGGAGTAACAAATAGCATTCCAAGGCATTTGACATATTCCAAATCGAATGTTCCATTATTTGGCGCTCTTGTGGACTATATGGAGACAAGCTTCGAATATCTACGCCGCAAGACCTTCGCAAGGGCTGAGAGACTTCACCTCAAAACCTCCAGAACATCGCTGTCAGCTACATTTGTTTCTACAGTCTGTCTCCTACTCGGTTTGGTATGCAACGTGAAGTTTGAAGTGGTGACCTTCGAGGACGAAGCTTTGCCAAATGACTTGCATTTTATGTTGATGAGTAAAGATGATAAGCTATATATCGATGACATCGATGTTTCAA GGGTCATTTGGTGCATCGAAGCTTCTGATACTCTGGTGATTTTAATCAGCTCCTTACTTATATGGAACTCGTCTTACGTG AGTTCTCCTCTACGCGAGTATTTGTTTCTGCCGTGGCTGGGCGCGACGCTTCGAGGACTGTTCTTGCGTCAGGTGCCCACCGCTGGGGCACTTGTATACACCATGGCTGTCATTAACGGGAACGTAAATCCGCTGTTTATGACCgcctttacttttttatttc TGCTAGAAGCTCGTCTCTGGCTGGAAATAGCGCGATTGGTTCGTATGCGCTGGGAAAGAAGGGAATATTTTGACGTCTCCCGCCATTCCCAATATGAAGTACAGACGCTTTGGAGCAACGACGACGTGCAGAGCGTGGAAGTTGGGAACTACGTTTATTAG
- the LOC120629577 gene encoding neprilysin-4-like has protein sequence MARVDTPFQTVSVKPKSANFCRFLLLIIITTLFTVAYFISKRPLDGLGDPSDQFTVKNVPSYTRLELLDPEEREVFQGFRTSFLPPDELILSRKGRKLELHQGEVTSDILIWDNIGNGARPPTRVKRKSHFSSTSQDYAQESQTPYKGTYEDNEAEGGGDEAEEGEDEDIVESEYESDSHEPDGDGRNLHSVVHQEIYVDRGPLDDVEQVRRQPELEEGEMGSAAHVYKPVKSYSGKGIHAFWKGQGEKETIRLTQANIMKQYMDAGADPCHDFYQYACGNWPTLNPIPADKAGYDTFEMLRENLDTVLKDLLEFKKNEYVSTTYPGPHLHMQDNFLTVMHYSKCPSKPLEVDFDVIVTNTDEVDSSAEIKNNYEFNNTKEDKSEIINRIRRYLDKKAKKLKKPTNIKLNKYLLDNERTQRTRYLNRHRSYLKSNHKTDERRTIKKRSISWVGDNKQKKSYFKRLKRIEPVGTIILKVQETNEKDTNFLTNDAALKARFLFKSCMNHEILKIRGHQPLLDLLDSLGGWPILNPDWTGKDFDWLELMAKLRLYNNDILISEWVGPDIKNSDEFVIQFDQTSLGLPTRDYFLQKSNKVYLDAYKEYLTKIALLLGGDAKHVIASAEKLIQFEIELAKITSAPEDRRNVSELYRRMTLAKMEGLVPQIHWRRYLCIVMNRTVEAQETVVLFALNYVRHLVQLIKKTDHSTLSNYLLWRFVRHRVNNLDDRFQSAKQQFYYILFGREQAPSRWKNCISQVNSNMGMALGSMFVRKYFDEMSKNDTLTMTIEIQQAFRELLHTTNWIDDETKKLAGHKVDSMMLRIGYPDFILNKEELDERYIEVKIHPDKYFENILNILQHLTKMEQSRIGQPVNKTLWNTAPAVVNAYYSRNKNQIMFPAGILQPPFYHRHFPRSLNFGGIGVVIGHEITHGFDDKGRLFDCEGNLHRWWSDKAIEVFHKRAQCLINQYGMYIVPEVNMKLDGVNTQGENIADNGGVKQAFHAYQDWLLHHDAADETLPGLNHTHKQLFFLNFAQVWCGAMRPEAMRNKLKTAVHSPGRFRVIGTLSNSLDFAREFQCPPGSPMNPEHKCSVW, from the exons ATGGCGCGGGTTGACACGCCATTCCAAACAGTATCAGTTAAACCGAAAAGTGCTAATTTCTGCAGATTTcttttacttattataataacgaCCTTGTTTACTGTCGCGTATTTTATATCGAAGAGACCGTTGGACGGTTTGGGCGACCCATCTGACCAGTTCACAGTTAAAAACGTGCCGAGTTACACCAGATTGGAACTTTTAGATCCTGAAGAAAGGGAGGTATTTCAAGGGTTTCGAACGTCGTTTCTGCCTCCTGATGAACTAATACTTTCTCGGAAAGGTCGCAAGTTGGAGCTCCATCAGGGTGAAGTAACAAGCGATATATTAATTTGGGATAACATTGGTAACGGAGCACGACCACCGACTAGAGTAAAACGAAAAAGCCATTTCAGTTCCACTTCACAGGACTATGC ACAAGAAAGCCAGACACCTTACAAAGGTACTTATGAGGATAACGAAGCAGAAGGAGGTGGTGATGAAGCAGAAGAAGGCGAAGATGAGGATATAGTTGAATCAGAATACGAAAGTGATTCCCATGAGCCAGATGGTGATGGCAGAAACTTACACAG TGTCGTGCATCAGGAAATATACGTCGACCGTGGTCCGTTGGATGATGTTGAACAAGTACGTCGCCAGCCTGAACTTGAAGAAGGTGAAATGGGCTCAGCAGCTCATGTTTATAAACCAGTCAAATCTTACAGCGGAAAAG GTATACATGCTTTTTGGAAAGGTCAAGgagaaaaagaaacaataagGCTAACTCAAGCAAATATAATGAAGCAATACATGGACGCTGGAGCAGATCCTTGTCATGACTTTTATCAGTATGCTTGTGGGAATTGGCCTACTCTTAACCCCATTCCAGCTGATAAAGCTGG CTACGacacttttgaaatgttaagAGAAAATTTAGATACAGTTTTGAAAGATCTATTAGAATTCAAGAAAAATGAATACGTATCTACTACTTATCCTGGGCCACATTTACATATGCAAGATAACTTTTTAACAGTGATGCACTACTCAAAATGTCCCAGCAAACCACTTGAAGTAGACTTTGATGTCATTGTAACGAATACTGATGAAGTCGATAGTTCAgcggaaattaaaaataattatgagttTAATAACACAAAGGAGGACAagtcagaaataataaatcgtATTCGTAGATATTTGGACAAAaaggcaaaaaaattaaagaaaccaacgaacattaaattaaacaaatatttattagataatGAACGCACGCAACGCACGCGTTATTTAAATAGACATAGAAGCTATCTTAAAAGCAATCATAAAACTGATGAAAgaagaactataaaaaaacgttCCATTAGTTGGGTTGGagacaataaacaaaaaaaaagttattttaaaagattgaAAAGAATAGAACCTGTAGgaactataatattaaaagtccAGGAAACAAATGAAAAAGATACAAATTTTTTAACGAATGATGCCGCCTTAAAAGCAAGATTTCTCTTCAAATCCTGCATGAATCatgaaattttgaaaataagagGGCATCAACCCCTTTTAGATTTACTGGATTCATTAGGTGGGTGGCCAATATTGAATCCTGATTGGACTGGAAAGGATTTCGATTGGTTAGAACTCATGGCTAAGCTTAGACTATACAATAACGACATTCTAATATCGGAATGGGTTGGTCCCGATATTAAAAATTCTGATGAATTCGTTATTCAATTTGATCAAACCAGCTTAG gTTTACCAACAAGAGATTATTTTCTCCAAAAATCCAACAAAGTTTATCTAGATGCATATAAGGAGTACTTAACAAAAATAGCATTACTACTTGGTGGTGATGCTAAGCACGTTATAGCTAGTGCAGAAAAACTAATTCAATTTGAAATCGA ATTGGCAAAAATAACCTCAGCACCAGAAGACAGACGTAATGTTTCAGAACTCTACAGACGTATGACTCTGGCAAAGATGGAAGGATTGGTTCCTCAGATACATTGGAGAAGATACCTGTGCATTGTCATGAATAGGACTGTAGAGGCTCAAGAAACGGTCGTGCTATTTGCACTTAATTATGtcaga CACTTAGTACAATTGATAAAGAAAACGGATCATAGCACTTTATCGAATTACCTGCTGTGGCGGTTCGTGAGGCACCGAGTGAACAACCTGGATGATCGCTTCCAATCTGCCAAACAACA ATTCTATTACATTTTATTCGGCCGAGAGCAAGCGCCGTCAAGATGGAAAAACTGCATATCACAAGTAAACTCCAATATGGGAATGGCATTAGGCTCGATGTTTGTGCGAAAATATTTCGACGAGATGAGTAAAAACGACACATTGACGATGACTATAGAAATACAACAAGCTTTCCGAGAACTATTACATACCACTAACTGGATAGACGATGAAACTAAAAAACTAGCAGGGCATAAAGTAGATTCAATGATGTTGAGGATTGGCTATCCGGATTTCATATTGAACAAGGAGGAACTGGATGAGCGGTATATAGAAGTAAAGATACATCCGGATAAATATTTCGAGAACATATTGAATATTCTTCAGCATTTGACGAAAATGGAACAATCAAG GATTGGGCAGCCCGTGAACAAAACTTTATGGAACACTGCACCAGCGGTGGTGAACGCTTACTACAGCCGGAACAAGAATCAGATCATGTTCCCAGCCGGTATCCTTCAACCGCCattttatcacaggcactttccCAGGTCCCTCAACTTTGGAGGGATAGGTGTTGTTATAG GTCATGAAATAACGCACGGTTTCGACGACAAGGGCCGTCTGTTTGACTGCGAAGGCAATCTTCATCGATGGTGGTCTGACAAAGCCATAGAGGTGTTCCACAAGCGTGCACAGTGCCTTATCAATCAGTACGGGATGTACATCGTGCCTGAGGTCAATATGAAGTTGGACGGAGTAAATACGCAA GGTGAAAACATAGCAGACAACGGTGGCGTGAAACAAGCTTTCCACGCGTACCAAGACTGGCTTCTGCATCACGATGCAGCTGATGAAACCCTTCCTGGGCTCAATCACACTCACAAACAGCTATTCTTCTTGAACTTCGCGCAA GTATGGTGCGGAGCTATGCGACCAGAAGCGATGCGTAATAAACTGAAAACAGCCGTCCACTCTCCAGGCAGATTCAGAGTTATTGGAACGCTTTCCAACTCTCTGGACTTTGCTAGAGAGTTCCAGTGTCCACCTGGCTCACCTATGAACCCTGAACACAAATGTAGTGTTTGGTGA